The following proteins are encoded in a genomic region of Mycobacterium kiyosense:
- a CDS encoding 2-oxoglutarate oxidoreductase subunit KorA — protein sequence MNPNGNGAGTESHNGSSRQRLENVVIRFAGDSGDGMQLTGDRFTSEAALFGNDLATQPNYPAEIRAPAGTLPGVSSFQIQIADYDILTAGDRPDVLVAMNPAALKANLGDLPRGGMVIANSDEFTKRNLTKVGYITNPLESDELEEYVVHAVPMTTLTLGAVEAIGATKKDGQRAKNMFALGLLSWMYGRPIQTSENFIREKFVRKPDVAEANVLALKAGWNYGETTEAFGTTYEVSKASLPAGEYRQISGNTAMAYGIVTAGRLADKQVMLGSYPITPASDILHELSKHKNFNVITFQAEDEIGGICSAIGASYGGALGVTSTSGPGVSLKSEAMGLAVMTELPLIVIDVQRGGPSTGLPTKTEQADLLQALFGRNGESPVAVVAPRSPSDCFETAIEAVRIAVSYHTPVIVLSDGAIANGSEPWRIPDISSLPPIIHKFAKPGEPFQPYARDPETLARQFAVPGTPGLEHRIGGLEAANGSGAISYEPVNHDLMVRIRQAKIDGISVPDLEVDDPTNDAELLLIGWGSSYGPIGEACRRARRKGIKVAHAHLRYLNPFPANLGSVLRRYPQVVCPEMNLGQLAMLLRAKYLVDVQSVSKVHGLSFLADEVGRIIRAALGGTLAEIEQDKAMVARLSAATVGAGADA from the coding sequence GTGAATCCGAACGGCAACGGTGCCGGGACTGAGTCTCATAACGGATCCAGCAGGCAACGGCTGGAGAACGTCGTTATCCGGTTCGCCGGAGACTCCGGCGACGGCATGCAGCTCACCGGCGACCGATTCACCTCGGAGGCTGCACTTTTCGGCAATGACCTGGCTACCCAGCCGAACTACCCGGCCGAGATCCGCGCACCCGCGGGGACCCTACCCGGCGTCTCGTCCTTCCAGATCCAGATCGCCGACTACGACATCCTGACCGCCGGTGACCGGCCCGACGTGCTGGTGGCGATGAACCCGGCGGCACTGAAAGCCAATCTCGGCGACCTGCCGCGCGGCGGAATGGTGATCGCGAATTCCGACGAATTCACCAAACGCAACTTGACGAAGGTCGGTTACATCACCAATCCGCTGGAGAGCGACGAACTCGAGGAATACGTCGTCCATGCCGTCCCCATGACGACGCTCACCCTGGGCGCAGTCGAGGCGATCGGCGCGACGAAGAAGGATGGCCAGCGCGCCAAGAACATGTTCGCGCTGGGCCTGCTGTCGTGGATGTACGGGCGGCCGATCCAGACCAGTGAGAACTTCATCCGGGAAAAGTTCGTCCGCAAACCCGACGTCGCCGAGGCCAACGTGTTGGCGCTCAAAGCGGGGTGGAACTACGGCGAAACCACCGAAGCTTTCGGCACCACCTATGAGGTGTCCAAGGCTTCCCTACCGGCCGGCGAGTACCGCCAGATCTCAGGCAACACCGCGATGGCGTACGGCATCGTCACCGCCGGCCGATTGGCCGACAAGCAGGTCATGCTCGGCAGCTACCCGATCACCCCGGCGTCGGACATCCTGCACGAGCTGTCCAAGCACAAGAACTTCAACGTGATCACCTTCCAGGCCGAGGACGAGATCGGCGGCATCTGCTCGGCCATCGGCGCGTCCTACGGCGGCGCGCTGGGTGTCACCAGCACGTCGGGCCCCGGCGTCTCGCTCAAGTCGGAAGCCATGGGCCTGGCCGTGATGACCGAGCTGCCGTTGATCGTCATCGACGTTCAGCGCGGCGGCCCGTCGACGGGTCTGCCCACCAAGACCGAGCAGGCCGACCTGCTGCAGGCGCTGTTCGGGCGCAACGGCGAGTCGCCGGTCGCGGTGGTGGCTCCCCGGTCGCCGTCGGACTGCTTCGAGACCGCCATCGAGGCGGTGCGGATCGCGGTGTCCTACCACACTCCGGTGATCGTGCTGTCCGACGGAGCGATCGCCAACGGCTCGGAGCCGTGGCGCATTCCGGACATCAGCTCGCTCCCGCCGATCATCCATAAGTTCGCCAAGCCGGGCGAGCCGTTCCAACCGTATGCCCGCGACCCGGAGACCCTGGCCCGGCAGTTCGCCGTCCCCGGGACACCCGGTTTGGAACACCGCATCGGTGGTCTGGAGGCCGCCAACGGCTCGGGTGCCATCTCCTACGAGCCGGTCAACCACGATCTGATGGTCCGTATCCGCCAAGCGAAGATCGACGGCATCAGCGTTCCGGATCTCGAGGTCGACGACCCCACCAACGATGCCGAGTTGCTGTTGATCGGCTGGGGCAGTTCCTACGGGCCGATCGGGGAAGCCTGCCGACGCGCGCGGCGCAAGGGCATCAAGGTCGCCCACGCCCACCTGCGCTACCTCAACCCGTTCCCGGCCAACCTCGGTTCGGTGCTGAGGCGCTACCCGCAGGTGGTGTGTCCGGAGATGAACCTGGGTCAGTTGGCGATGCTGTTGCGGGCGAAATATCTGGTCGACGTGCAGTCGGTCAGCAAGGTGCATGGTCTGTCGTTCCTGGCCGACGAGGTGGGCCGGATCATCCGTGCCGCGCTGGGCGGGACGCTGGCCGAGATCGAACAGGACAAGGCGATGGTCGCCCGCTTGTCGGCGGCCACGGTCGGAGCGGGTGCGGACGCATGA
- a CDS encoding hypothetical protein (frameshifted, insertion at around 2040259), giving the protein MGSLDHPFNPVSLALGAEATFVGRALDSDRAGLTEVLRAAAQHRGAALVEIMQDCPIFNDGSFDALRKEGSEERLIKVSHGEPIVFGADGEYCVVKSGFGLDVAKTADVSADEIVVHDAYDDDSAYAFALSRLSDQNLDHMVMGIFRDVSRPTYDDAARSQVRAAQEASASDQAALQSLLRGRDTWTVD; this is encoded by the coding sequence ATGGGTTCGCTGGACCACCCCTTCAACCCGGTCTCGCTGGCTTTGGGCGCCGAGGCGACGTTCGTCGGCCGCGCGCTGGACTCCGACCGTGCCGGATTGACCGAGGTGCTGCGCGCCGCGGCCCAGCACCGTGGCGCGGCGCTGGTCGAGATCATGCAGGACTGCCCGATCTTCAACGACGGTTCCTTCGACGCACTGCGCAAGGAGGGCTCCGAAGAGCGATTGATCAAGGTGAGCCACGGCGAACCGATCGTCTTCGGCGCCGACGGCGAATACTGCGTGGTGAAGTCGGGATTCGGCCTCGACGTGGCCAAGACGGCGGACGTGTCGGCCGACGAGATCGTCGTGCACGACGCGTACGACGACGACTCGGCCTACGCGTTCGCGTTGTCGCGACTGTCGGATCAGAACCTCGATCACATGGTGATGGGCATTTTCCGGGACGTTAGTCGGCCCACCTACGACGACGCGGCTCGCTCCCAGGTCCGGGCCGCGCAGGAGGCCAGCGCGTCCGACCAGGCAGCGCTGCAGTCGTTGCTGCGGGGACGCGACACCTGGACCGTGGACTGA
- the mobA gene encoding putative molybdenum cofactor guanylyltransferase has product MPEDTAQTGALAGIVLAGGESRRMGRDKATLPVPGGTGTLVEHVVGVVSQRCSPVYVMAAPGQPLPALSAAILRDEVRGLGPLPAAGRGLRAAAAAGAQLAFVAAVDMPSLTPDLIDDLMRLAVETGAEVVMPWDGRSHYLAAVYRTDLADRIEELVAAGKRSMRDLIDASDSQQIVLASSGVLTNVNTEDDLLAPARSGR; this is encoded by the coding sequence GTGCCTGAGGACACTGCCCAGACCGGCGCACTGGCCGGTATCGTGCTCGCCGGCGGTGAATCCCGACGCATGGGTCGAGACAAGGCCACCCTGCCCGTGCCGGGCGGGACGGGCACGCTGGTCGAGCACGTCGTGGGCGTGGTGAGCCAGCGTTGTTCGCCGGTCTACGTGATGGCTGCGCCGGGGCAACCGCTGCCGGCGTTGTCGGCTGCGATTCTGCGTGACGAGGTGCGGGGGCTGGGGCCGCTGCCGGCGGCCGGGCGTGGGCTACGGGCCGCTGCCGCGGCGGGGGCTCAGCTGGCGTTTGTCGCTGCCGTCGACATGCCTTCTCTCACACCCGATTTGATCGACGATCTGATGCGCTTGGCGGTCGAGACCGGCGCCGAGGTGGTGATGCCGTGGGACGGCCGCAGCCACTACCTGGCCGCGGTGTACCGCACGGATCTGGCTGACCGGATCGAGGAGCTGGTCGCTGCCGGGAAGCGCAGTATGCGTGACCTGATCGACGCGTCGGATTCCCAGCAGATCGTGCTGGCCTCCTCAGGAGTGTTGACCAACGTCAACACCGAGGATGACTTGCTCGCACCGGCGCGCTCGGGTCGCTGA
- a CDS encoding hypothetical protein (frameshifted, deletion at around 2042509) gives MNWDAIAQCESGGNWGISTGNGYAGGLQFTSSTWHANGGAGSPAGASREEQIRVAENVLHSQGIGAWPVCGRRG, from the coding sequence GTGAACTGGGACGCGATCGCGCAGTGCGAGTCCGGTGGTAACTGGGGGATCAGTACCGGCAACGGCTACGCCGGTGGCCTGCAGTTCACCTCCAGCACCTGGCATGCCAACGGCGGCGCGGGCTCTCCGGCCGGCGCCAGCCGCGAGGAGCAGATCCGGGTGGCCGAGAACGTGCTGCATTCGCAGGGGATCGGCGCATGGCCGGTCTGCGGCCGCCGCGGCTGA
- a CDS encoding enoyl reductase (frameshifted, deletion at around 2043150): protein MAARTRVVITTVGPYTRYGPPLVAACAAAGTDYADLTGEAMFVRESIDLYHKQAADTGARIVHACGFDSIPSDLSVFALYRAAQRDGTGELDDTNLVVRSMRGGASGGTIASVLEVLRTASEDPEARRQMTDPYTLSTDRSAEPELGSQPDLPLRRGRHIAPELDGVWTAGFLMAPYNTRIVRRSNALLDWAYGRRFRYSETMSVGSSPVAPLASAVVTGLGNVMMGLGSRYFRLLPPRLVERVVPKPGTGPSAESRQRGYYKIDTYTTTSTGARYVARMEQRGDPGYQATSVLLGECGLALAKDRDKLSDLHGVLTPAAAMGDALLARFPSAGVSLRTERLN, encoded by the coding sequence ATGGCAGCCCGCACCCGGGTCGTCATCACCACCGTCGGGCCGTACACCCGCTACGGGCCGCCGCTGGTGGCCGCGTGTGCTGCGGCGGGCACCGACTATGCCGACTTGACCGGCGAGGCGATGTTCGTCCGCGAGAGCATCGACCTCTACCACAAGCAGGCCGCCGACACCGGTGCCCGCATCGTGCATGCCTGCGGCTTCGACTCGATCCCGTCCGACCTCTCCGTGTTCGCGCTGTATCGTGCCGCCCAGCGCGACGGCACCGGTGAGCTGGACGACACCAACCTGGTGGTGCGCTCGATGCGAGGCGGCGCCTCTGGGGGCACCATCGCGTCCGTGCTGGAGGTGCTGCGTACCGCATCAGAGGATCCCGAAGCGCGCCGCCAGATGACCGACCCCTACACCCTGAGCACCGACCGCAGCGCGGAACCCGAGCTGGGTTCGCAGCCCGACCTGCCGCTGCGCCGGGGTCGTCACATCGCTCCGGAACTGGACGGTGTATGGACGGCGGGTTTCTTGATGGCGCCCTACAACACTCGAATTGTGCGGCGTAGCAACGCATTGCTGGATTGGGCGTACGGGCGACGGTTCCGCTACAGCGAGACCATGAGCGTGGGATCCTCGCCGGTGGCGCCGTTGGCCTCGGCGGTGGTGACCGGACTGGGCAATGTGATGATGGGTCTGGGCAGCCGCTACTTCCGGCTGCTGCCGCCGCGACTGGTGGAACGGGTGGTCCCGAAGCCGGGCACCGGGCCCAGCGCCGAGAGTCGGCAGCGCGGTTACTACAAGATCGACACCTACACCACGACCAGCACCGGTGCGCGTTATGTGGCGCGGATGGAGCAGCGCGGCGACCCCGGCTACCAGGCGACCTCGGTTCTGCTGGGCGAGTGCGGGCTCGCGCTGGCTAAAGACCGCGACAAGCTCTCCGACCTGCACGGCGTGCTGACCCCCGCGGCCGCGATGGGCGATGCGCTGCTGGCGCGTTTCCCAAGCGCGGGTGTATCCCTGCGGACCGAGCGGTTAAATTGA
- a CDS encoding lectin, which yields MSDTLTEGQKLVRGESLVSNNGAYTLTLQDDGNLVLAVWGKPLWSTSTNGQDVVRAEVQRDGNFVLYTADKPVWHTDTKGKKNVRLVLQDDRNLVLYSGDGPAWSTKTETDAPPPANPNAEAAGADDKSADDSAPAEEVVSEAVAEEPAEPAPPAARTYTVESGDTLWAIAERFYGDGSKYQVIADASGIPNPDLIHPGQELTIP from the coding sequence ATGTCAGACACACTCACCGAGGGACAGAAACTGGTGCGGGGGGAGTCGCTGGTCTCCAACAACGGGGCGTACACGCTGACCCTGCAGGACGACGGCAACCTGGTCCTCGCCGTGTGGGGCAAGCCGCTGTGGTCTACCTCGACCAACGGTCAGGATGTGGTGCGTGCCGAGGTGCAGCGCGACGGCAACTTCGTGCTCTACACCGCCGACAAGCCGGTGTGGCACACCGACACCAAGGGCAAGAAGAACGTCCGACTGGTTCTGCAGGACGACCGCAACCTGGTGCTCTACTCCGGTGACGGTCCGGCGTGGTCCACCAAGACCGAGACCGACGCGCCGCCGCCGGCCAACCCGAATGCCGAAGCCGCCGGTGCCGACGACAAGAGCGCCGACGACAGCGCGCCGGCCGAAGAAGTGGTGTCCGAGGCGGTTGCCGAAGAGCCGGCCGAGCCCGCTCCGCCCGCCGCGCGGACCTACACCGTGGAGTCCGGTGACACCCTGTGGGCCATCGCCGAGCGTTTCTACGGAGACGGCAGCAAGTACCAGGTGATCGCGGATGCCAGCGGCATCCCGAACCCCGACCTGATCCACCCCGGCCAGGAGCTCACCATCCCGTAA
- the valS gene encoding valine--tRNA ligase: MTASPRPADDQLPKSWDPAAMEGTIYQKWLDGGYFTADPNSTKPAYSIVLPPPNVTGTLHMGHALEHTMMDALTRRKRMQGYEVLWQPGMDHAGIATQSVVEKQLAVDGKTKEDFGRELFVEKVWDWKRESGGAIGGQMRRLGDGVDWSRDRFTMDEGLSRAVRTIFKRLYDAGLIYQAERLVNWSPVLQTAISDLEVNYQDVEGELVSFRYGSLDDSQPHIVVATTRVETMLGDTAIAVHPDDERYRHLVGTRLPHPFVDRDMIVVADEHVDPEFGTGAVKVTPAHDPNDFEIGLRHQLPMPSIMDTRGRIAYTGTQFDGMDRFEARVAVREALAAQGRVVEEKRPYLHSVGHSERSGEPIEPRLSLQWWVRVESMAKAAGDAVRNGDTVIHPASLEPRWFAWVDDMHDWCISRQLWWGHRIPIWYGPNGEMVCVGPDDTPPDGWKQDPDVLDTWFSSALWPFSTLGWPSKTRELEKFYPTSVLVTGYDILFFWVARMMMFGTYVGGDDAITLDGARGPQVPFTDVFLHGLIRDEFGRKMSKSKGNVIDPLDWMDKYGADALRFTLARGANPGGDLAIGEDAVRASRNFGTKLFNATRYALMNGAALAPLPPPEQLTDADRWILGRLEQVRAEVDSAFDSYEFSRACESLYHFAWDEFCDWYVELAKTQLAQGLTHTTAVLAAGLDALLRLLHPVIPFITEALWQALTGQESLVVADWPRPSGISLDPVAAQRITDMQRLVTEIRRFRSDQGLADRQKVPARLTGVDDADLTGQVPAVTSLAWLTAAGDDFGASVSLEVRLSTATVVVELDTSGTIDVAAERRRLEKDLAAAQKELASTAAKLANADFLAKAPEAVVGKIRGRQQLAQEEFDRITARLAALQ, encoded by the coding sequence GTGACCGCCAGCCCCCGCCCCGCCGACGACCAGCTGCCCAAGTCGTGGGATCCGGCCGCGATGGAGGGCACGATCTATCAGAAGTGGCTCGACGGCGGCTACTTCACCGCCGACCCGAATAGCACCAAACCGGCGTACTCGATCGTCCTGCCGCCACCCAACGTGACCGGCACCCTGCACATGGGCCACGCGCTCGAGCACACCATGATGGACGCCCTGACCAGGCGCAAGCGCATGCAGGGCTACGAGGTGCTGTGGCAACCGGGCATGGATCACGCCGGCATCGCCACCCAGAGCGTGGTGGAAAAGCAGCTTGCCGTCGACGGGAAGACGAAGGAAGACTTCGGCCGCGAGCTGTTCGTCGAGAAGGTGTGGGACTGGAAGCGTGAGTCCGGCGGTGCGATCGGTGGCCAGATGCGCCGGCTCGGCGACGGGGTCGACTGGAGCCGCGACCGGTTCACCATGGACGAAGGTCTGTCGCGGGCGGTGCGGACGATCTTCAAGCGCCTCTACGACGCCGGACTGATCTATCAGGCCGAGCGCCTGGTCAACTGGTCGCCGGTGCTGCAGACCGCGATCTCCGACCTCGAGGTCAACTACCAGGACGTCGAAGGCGAGCTGGTGTCGTTCCGGTACGGCTCACTGGACGACTCCCAACCGCACATCGTGGTCGCGACCACGCGGGTGGAGACCATGCTGGGCGACACCGCGATCGCGGTGCACCCCGACGACGAGCGCTACCGGCACCTGGTGGGCACCAGGCTGCCGCACCCCTTCGTGGACCGGGACATGATCGTCGTCGCCGACGAACACGTCGACCCCGAATTCGGCACTGGCGCAGTCAAAGTCACCCCGGCTCACGACCCGAACGACTTCGAGATCGGGTTGCGTCACCAGTTGCCGATGCCCTCGATCATGGACACCAGGGGTCGAATCGCTTACACCGGGACGCAATTCGACGGCATGGACCGGTTCGAGGCGCGGGTCGCGGTGCGCGAGGCGCTGGCCGCGCAAGGCCGGGTGGTCGAGGAGAAACGCCCCTATCTGCACAGTGTCGGACACTCCGAGCGCAGCGGCGAGCCGATCGAGCCGCGGCTGTCGCTGCAGTGGTGGGTTCGGGTGGAGTCGATGGCCAAGGCGGCCGGCGACGCGGTTCGCAACGGCGACACGGTGATTCACCCCGCAAGTTTGGAACCGCGCTGGTTCGCCTGGGTCGACGACATGCACGACTGGTGCATTTCGCGCCAGTTGTGGTGGGGCCATCGCATCCCGATCTGGTACGGGCCCAACGGCGAGATGGTGTGCGTGGGTCCCGATGACACGCCGCCGGACGGCTGGAAACAGGACCCCGACGTGCTGGACACCTGGTTCTCCTCGGCGCTGTGGCCGTTCTCCACCCTGGGCTGGCCGTCGAAGACCCGGGAACTGGAAAAGTTCTATCCCACCAGCGTTCTGGTCACCGGATACGACATTCTGTTCTTCTGGGTGGCCAGGATGATGATGTTCGGTACCTACGTCGGCGGTGACGACGCGATCACCCTGGACGGTGCGCGCGGTCCGCAGGTGCCGTTCACCGACGTGTTCCTGCACGGCCTGATCCGCGACGAGTTCGGCCGCAAGATGAGCAAGTCCAAGGGCAACGTCATCGACCCGTTGGACTGGATGGACAAATACGGCGCCGACGCGTTGCGGTTCACCTTGGCCCGCGGTGCCAACCCCGGTGGCGACCTGGCCATCGGCGAGGACGCCGTGCGGGCCTCGCGCAACTTCGGCACCAAGTTGTTCAACGCCACCCGTTATGCACTGATGAACGGTGCCGCTTTGGCTCCGCTGCCGCCGCCGGAGCAGTTGACCGACGCCGACCGGTGGATTCTGGGCCGGTTGGAACAGGTTCGGGCCGAGGTGGATTCGGCTTTCGACAGCTACGAGTTCAGCCGGGCGTGTGAGTCGCTGTATCATTTCGCCTGGGACGAGTTCTGCGACTGGTACGTCGAGCTGGCCAAAACCCAACTCGCCCAAGGTCTTACCCACACCACCGCAGTGCTGGCCGCCGGCCTGGACGCGCTGCTGCGGCTGCTGCATCCGGTGATTCCGTTCATCACCGAAGCGCTCTGGCAGGCCCTCACCGGGCAGGAGTCGTTGGTGGTCGCCGACTGGCCCAGGCCCTCCGGTATCTCCCTGGATCCTGTTGCGGCGCAACGGATCACCGACATGCAGCGGCTGGTGACAGAGATCCGCCGGTTCCGCAGCGACCAGGGCCTGGCCGACCGGCAGAAGGTGCCGGCGCGGCTGACCGGCGTGGACGACGCCGACCTGACCGGACAGGTACCCGCGGTGACGTCGCTGGCCTGGCTCACCGCTGCGGGCGACGACTTCGGTGCGTCGGTGTCGCTGGAAGTGCGACTGAGCACCGCAACGGTGGTGGTCGAGCTCGACACCTCCGGCACCATCGACGTGGCCGCCGAACGCCGGCGTCTGGAAAAGGATTTGGCCGCAGCGCAAAAGGAGCTGGCCTCGACCGCGGCCAAACTGGCCAACGCGGACTTTCTGGCGAAGGCGCCCGAAGCGGTCGTCGGCAAGATCCGCGGGCGTCAGCAGCTCGCGCAAGAGGAATTTGACCGCATCACCGCCAGACTGGCTGCGCTGCAGTGA
- the folC gene encoding dihydrofolate synthase, whose amino-acid sequence MNPEPDWSEQVTDAAPTPDEIAALLQVEHLLDQRWPETKIEPSLTRISALLDLLGSPQLSYPSIHIAGTNGKTSVARMVDALLTALQMRTGRTTSPHLQAAVERISIDGKPISPARYVATYREIEPFVQMIDEQAIAGGAPAMSKFEVLTAMAFAAFADAPVDVAVVEVGMGGRWDATNVINAPVAVITPIGVDHVEYLGHDIGGIAGEKAGIITRAPDGSPDTVAVIGRQQPEAMEVLLSQTVRADAAVAREDSEFAVLGRQVAIGGQVLELQGLGGVYTDIYLPLHGEHQAHNAAVALAAVEAFFGAGAQRQLDVDAVRAGFAAVASPGRMERMRSAPTVFIDAAHNPAGAAALARTLTDEFDFATLVGVLSVMADKDVDGILAALEPVFDSIVVTHNGSPRALDVEGLALAAQQRFGPDRVVTAENMRDAIDAATALVDAAQAEDLSSGAGIVITGSVVTAGAARTLFGRDPA is encoded by the coding sequence GTGAATCCCGAGCCTGACTGGTCCGAACAGGTCACCGACGCCGCGCCCACGCCGGACGAGATCGCCGCACTGCTGCAGGTCGAGCATCTGCTGGACCAGCGGTGGCCGGAAACCAAGATCGAGCCGAGCCTGACCCGGATCAGCGCGCTGCTGGACCTGCTGGGCTCGCCACAGTTGAGTTACCCGTCGATCCACATCGCGGGCACCAACGGCAAGACTTCGGTGGCCCGGATGGTCGACGCGTTGCTCACCGCCCTGCAGATGCGTACCGGACGTACCACCAGCCCGCACCTGCAGGCCGCGGTCGAGCGGATTTCGATCGACGGCAAGCCGATCAGTCCGGCCCGGTATGTGGCGACCTACCGGGAGATCGAGCCGTTCGTGCAGATGATCGACGAACAGGCAATTGCTGGCGGGGCCCCGGCGATGAGCAAGTTCGAGGTGCTGACCGCGATGGCGTTCGCGGCGTTCGCGGACGCACCGGTGGACGTCGCCGTCGTCGAGGTGGGGATGGGCGGACGCTGGGACGCCACCAACGTGATCAATGCACCGGTGGCCGTCATCACCCCGATCGGAGTCGACCACGTGGAGTATCTCGGTCACGACATCGGTGGGATCGCGGGCGAGAAGGCGGGCATCATCACCCGGGCGCCCGACGGCTCGCCGGACACCGTCGCGGTGATCGGCCGGCAGCAGCCGGAGGCGATGGAGGTGCTGCTGAGCCAGACGGTGCGCGCCGATGCCGCGGTGGCCCGCGAGGATTCGGAGTTCGCGGTGCTGGGGCGCCAGGTCGCGATCGGGGGTCAGGTGCTCGAGCTGCAGGGCCTGGGTGGGGTGTACACCGACATCTATCTGCCGTTGCACGGGGAACATCAGGCGCACAACGCGGCGGTGGCGTTGGCCGCGGTCGAGGCCTTCTTCGGCGCAGGGGCCCAGCGCCAACTCGACGTGGACGCGGTGCGGGCCGGCTTCGCCGCCGTCGCCAGCCCCGGACGGATGGAGCGGATGCGCAGCGCCCCAACGGTTTTCATCGACGCCGCGCACAATCCGGCCGGGGCGGCCGCGCTGGCCCGGACGCTGACCGACGAGTTCGACTTCGCGACCTTGGTCGGCGTGCTCAGCGTGATGGCCGACAAAGACGTCGACGGAATCCTGGCCGCGCTGGAACCGGTGTTCGACTCGATCGTGGTGACCCACAACGGATCGCCGCGAGCTCTCGACGTCGAGGGGTTGGCGCTGGCGGCCCAGCAGCGGTTCGGACCCGACCGGGTGGTCACCGCCGAGAACATGCGCGACGCCATCGACGCCGCGACCGCCCTGGTGGACGCGGCCCAAGCAGAGGACCTGTCTTCCGGCGCCGGAATCGTCATCACCGGATCGGTCGTCACCGCCGGCGCAGCCCGCACCTTGTTCGGACGTGATCCGGCATGA
- a CDS encoding membrane protein, with protein sequence MTGQSPPTNAAPDPWKSFAGVMAGTLILEAIVVLLAIPVVGVVGGGLGAGSLSYLIGLAVVLVALSGVQRKPWAIWVNLAAQLPLVAGFLVYPAVGFIGVLFAAVWALIAYLRAEVRRRQEGPPAA encoded by the coding sequence ATGACCGGGCAGTCGCCGCCTACCAACGCCGCGCCGGACCCGTGGAAAAGCTTCGCCGGGGTGATGGCGGGCACGCTCATCCTCGAGGCGATCGTGGTGCTGCTGGCGATACCGGTGGTGGGTGTGGTCGGGGGCGGCCTGGGTGCGGGTTCGCTGAGCTACCTGATCGGGCTGGCCGTGGTGTTGGTGGCACTGTCCGGTGTCCAGCGCAAACCCTGGGCGATCTGGGTCAATCTGGCCGCACAGCTGCCGCTGGTCGCGGGCTTCCTGGTGTACCCGGCGGTGGGGTTCATCGGGGTGTTGTTCGCCGCGGTGTGGGCGCTGATCGCCTATCTGCGGGCCGAGGTCCGGCGCCGCCAGGAAGGGCCGCCGGCAGCGTAG